A DNA window from Arachis duranensis cultivar V14167 chromosome 3, aradu.V14167.gnm2.J7QH, whole genome shotgun sequence contains the following coding sequences:
- the LOC107480409 gene encoding uncharacterized protein LOC107480409 gives MEAKNSSVTVTLNYGALTCAAEVLATMLASALVKATLLSPDLYGLLLTKEDGKAQNQDKQFDAEGEDGNDDEGDDDDDGDGGFGEGEEDLSSEDGGGYGNNSNKKSNSKKAPEGGAGGGAAEENGEEEEDEDGEGDGDDQDEDDDEDDDDDDEEDEGGEEEEEEGVEEEENEDEEDEEDEEALQPPKKRKK, from the exons ATGGAAGCTAAGAACAGCTCAGTGACGGTTACGCTCAATTATGGCGCGTTGACGTGCGCCGCGGAAGTGCTCGCAACTATGCTAGCTTCTGCTCTCGTCAAAGCCACGCTTTTGTCTCCG GATCTATATGGGCTGCTATTAACCAAAGAAGACGGTAAAGCCCAAAACCAGGACAAACAATTTGATGCCGAGGGAGAAGATGGTAATGATGATGAAGGAGACGACGATGATGATGGAGATGGTGGATTTGGAGAGGGCGAAGAGGACTTGTCCTCTGAAGATGGTGGCGGCTATGgcaacaactccaacaagaaGAGCAACTCAAAGAAAGCTCCCGAGGGTGGAGCTGGTGGCGGGGCGGCAGAAGAGAAtggagaagaggaggaagatgaagacGGTGAAGGTGACGGTGATGACcaagatgaagatgatgatgaggatgacgATGATGACGACGAAGAAGATGAAGGTGgcgaagaagaggaagaggagggtgttgaagaagaagagaatgaagatgaagaagatgagGAAGATGAGGAAGCCCTGCAGCCcccaaagaaaaggaagaagtaa
- the LOC107480407 gene encoding uncharacterized protein LOC107480407 codes for MTDQIVSSPLIPPPSITHSSAIDLEAGSSEQIQCRICLETDGRDFIAPCKCKGTSKYVHRECLDHWRAVKEGFAFAHCTTCKAPYHLRVHGAADRKWRTLKFRFFVTRDILFIFLAVQLVIASLAYLVYLIDGYQQYWLHLVWGFDSEPSFYYICGALLFFVLLGLSGCFITCYDRRVRNDLAQPCREICFCCCHPGVCADCHLPGTLCMWTDCTACFESCGTMATECGSCMGGAGEAGLPLLFIMALIFLGLFTLIGIFYSVLVATMIGQRIWQRHYHILAKRMLTKEYVVEDIDGEVSRSDWSPPTLPPEHVQQLKSLGLL; via the exons atgaCGGATCAAATAGTTTCTTCTCCTCTAATTCCTCCTCCATCTATCACCCACTCTTCCGCCATCGACCTTGAAGCCGGTTCCTCCGAACAAATCCAATGCCGGATTTGTCTCGAAACAGATG GCAGAGATTTCATTGCTCCTTGCAAATGCAAAGGTACATCAAAATATGTACATCGAGAGTGTTTGGATCACTGGCGTGCGGTTAAG GAAGGGTTTGCATTTGCTCACTGTACTACTTGCAAGGCACCTTATCATTTGCGTGTTCATGGTGCTGCAGATAGGAAATGGCGTACCTTGAAATTTCGGTTTTTTGTCACCAGAGacattttgtttatatttctGGCAGTTCAGCTT GTCATTGCTTCATTGGCATATTTGGTTTATCTAATAGATGGTTACCAGCAGTACTGGCTTCATCttgtttggggttttgatagTGAGCCAAGCTTTTACTACATATgtg GAGCCCTCTTGTTTTTTGTGTTGCTTGGCCTATCAGGATGCTTCATTACTTGTTATGATCGAAGAGTTCGCAATGATTTGGCACAGCCTTGTCGAGAAATCTGTTTTTGTTGCTGTCATCCTGG AGTCTGTGCAGACTGCCATTTGCCGGGGACACTTTGCATGTGGACTGATTGCACTGCATGCTTTGAGAGTTGTGGAACGATGGCAACTGAATGTGGAAGTTGCATGGGAGGTGCTGGCGAAGCAGGGCTGCCATTACTATTCATAATGGCTTTGATTTTTCTCGGACTCTTTACTCTAATTGGGATATTTTACAGTGTATTAGTGGCTACCATGATAGGACAACGAATATGGCAGCGTCATTATCATATACTTGCAAAAAGGATGCTAACAAAG GAGTATGTCGTTGAGGATATCGACGGAGAGGTGTCACGGTCTGACTGGTCTCCTCCAACTCTCCCACCGGAACATGTTCAACAGCTGAAATCACTGGGCCTTTTAtga